One region of Bacillus pumilus genomic DNA includes:
- the tuaF gene encoding teichuronic acid biosynthesis protein TuaF, with translation MSGFISRIGKRIKKYIVWLILLPVVLGAFGFFFAKGTTQQSSYTAAVTLTLGKYDDGVYNNMAEVTSLLKSDAFLNEALSDVKEEERQDVKTRLILTNQSDTQLQLSFTDADKGRALAVVKQVSDTFLKQDKALFTKRQQVIESRLAALEDESVSNDSKVDKERFLYELESTKLGMKQAKIVDPAQVLDEGNKGMSAKKRALLGLVIGFSISLMFVVLPEVFKES, from the coding sequence ATGTCTGGTTTCATATCAAGGATAGGGAAGCGAATCAAAAAGTACATCGTATGGCTCATACTGCTGCCTGTCGTATTAGGTGCCTTTGGTTTCTTTTTTGCTAAAGGAACTACGCAGCAGTCTAGTTACACAGCTGCTGTTACCCTCACTCTCGGTAAATATGATGATGGGGTGTATAACAATATGGCAGAAGTGACATCTCTATTAAAAAGCGATGCATTTCTAAACGAAGCACTCAGTGATGTGAAAGAAGAAGAAAGACAGGATGTGAAAACCCGTCTCATCCTTACCAATCAATCGGATACACAATTACAGCTGTCTTTCACGGATGCCGATAAGGGTCGTGCTTTGGCTGTTGTGAAGCAGGTGTCAGATACATTTCTCAAGCAAGATAAAGCGTTATTTACAAAAAGGCAGCAGGTGATTGAAAGTAGATTAGCTGCTCTTGAAGACGAATCGGTCAGCAATGATTCCAAAGTCGATAAAGAACGATTCTTATATGAATTGGAGTCAACAAAGCTTGGAATGAAGCAGGCAAAAATTGTTGATCCTGCCCAAGTACTTGATGAAGGCAATAAAGGCATGTCAGCTAAAAAACGTGCACTTCTTGGGCTTGTCATTGGCTTTAGTATCTCGCTCATGTTTGTGGTCTTACCCGAAGTGTTCAAAGAATCTTAA
- a CDS encoding NAD-dependent epimerase/dehydratase family protein, with product MKKVLVTGGSGFIGSHTVEALLEKGYEPIVLDNFSTGSRENIDHLSVQCIEADVTKSETVDLIKQIRPDYIIHLAAQVSVAVSVQNFVYDEEVNIKGSLNVMKAAAETGVEKVVFASSAAVYGDPVYLPVDTAHRLKPGSPYGLSKLTVERYLEMAKSLYDVDYCILRYSNVYGPRQDALGEGGVVSIFSDKFAKDEAPFIFGDGEQTRDFIYVGDLAAANVAALTAQSNVCLNISCGVSITVNELFQTMKRVTRSHLEPIYKPQRAGDIVHSTLANEETKQVLAWEPVVSLQEGLARTISYYEQEVKA from the coding sequence ATGAAGAAAGTATTGGTTACTGGGGGAAGCGGATTTATTGGATCACACACGGTAGAGGCTTTACTAGAAAAAGGCTACGAGCCCATCGTTCTTGATAACTTTTCAACTGGATCTCGGGAAAATATTGACCACCTTTCCGTTCAATGCATTGAGGCAGATGTCACAAAATCAGAAACGGTCGATTTGATCAAACAAATAAGACCGGATTATATCATTCACCTTGCAGCACAGGTGAGTGTCGCCGTTTCCGTTCAGAATTTCGTTTATGACGAAGAGGTCAATATCAAAGGGTCTCTGAATGTCATGAAAGCAGCTGCTGAAACGGGGGTGGAGAAAGTGGTATTTGCTTCATCGGCAGCTGTCTATGGAGATCCAGTGTATTTGCCAGTAGACACCGCTCACCGGCTAAAGCCTGGTTCGCCTTATGGTTTATCGAAACTCACAGTAGAGCGATACTTAGAAATGGCAAAATCACTGTATGATGTGGACTATTGTATTCTTCGGTATAGCAATGTTTATGGTCCGCGACAAGATGCACTTGGCGAAGGCGGGGTTGTCTCTATTTTCTCTGATAAGTTTGCAAAGGATGAGGCTCCTTTCATTTTTGGAGACGGGGAACAAACAAGAGATTTCATCTATGTAGGTGATCTAGCAGCAGCGAATGTCGCGGCTTTAACAGCTCAATCAAACGTTTGTTTAAATATTTCATGTGGTGTTTCGATCACTGTGAATGAGCTATTTCAAACGATGAAGCGAGTGACGAGGTCGCATCTTGAACCAATTTATAAGCCGCAGCGTGCAGGTGATATTGTGCATAGTACATTGGCAAATGAGGAAACGAAACAAGTCTTAGCATGGGAGCCTGTTGTGAGTTTACAGGAAGGTTTGGCTCGTACCATTTCCTACTATGAACAGGAAGTCAAGGCTTAA
- the tuaH gene encoding teichuronic acid biosynthesis protein TuaH encodes MKADSIIHVVVATGEWGQDGLRYRRHRLAEFLASDPETKEVIWVCPSSSRHTAPFQPITDRMKQLTIPDVLKSKLFRFGRYQDMFYIHKLSPLLEHLRQEEMKGIAVCLWYTFPGFPLLSSLFEWKHIVYDCSDLWGEPISGNHNILSYMRQRVIVKAENRIIKYAHSITCSSQYLHDQIKKRLMGEPKDVFTVENGVEYDVFAKSNLPCKEDVLEGREGTVLGFIGGIKPKLDFDMIAEAARMRPDWTFLFVGPDGTNGDPSFQHALKLPNVIWTGAVAPEEVPAYMKLIDVGMMPYKQSPYNQAVFPLKLYEFLAAGIPVVGLNLPSTERLKEKDVYEYLEGDDPALFVEACLKVISKKDDTSYRHLRQSRAKKKDWHALFTNMVELTNIKENA; translated from the coding sequence GTGAAAGCAGACTCGATCATACATGTTGTCGTAGCGACGGGAGAATGGGGACAGGACGGACTGAGGTACAGACGGCATCGGCTGGCCGAATTTCTAGCATCTGATCCAGAAACAAAAGAGGTCATCTGGGTATGCCCGTCATCATCTCGTCATACAGCTCCCTTTCAGCCCATAACAGATCGAATGAAGCAATTGACCATTCCTGATGTGCTCAAGAGCAAATTATTTCGCTTTGGTCGATATCAAGACATGTTCTATATTCATAAATTATCCCCTCTTCTTGAACATTTGCGGCAGGAGGAAATGAAGGGGATCGCCGTTTGTTTATGGTATACGTTTCCGGGCTTTCCGCTCTTATCTTCTTTATTTGAATGGAAACATATTGTCTATGATTGCAGTGACCTGTGGGGAGAGCCGATAAGCGGCAACCATAACATCCTTTCTTATATGAGGCAGCGTGTCATTGTCAAAGCAGAAAATCGAATCATTAAATATGCACACAGCATTACATGCTCTTCTCAATATTTACACGATCAAATCAAAAAACGTCTTATGGGAGAACCGAAAGATGTGTTTACGGTGGAAAATGGGGTCGAGTACGATGTGTTTGCGAAAAGCAATCTTCCGTGTAAAGAAGATGTGCTGGAAGGAAGAGAAGGGACTGTGCTTGGTTTTATCGGAGGAATTAAGCCAAAGCTCGATTTTGACATGATAGCTGAAGCTGCTCGTATGCGGCCTGATTGGACATTTTTATTTGTTGGTCCGGATGGAACGAATGGAGATCCATCTTTTCAGCATGCACTCAAACTGCCTAATGTGATTTGGACAGGTGCTGTTGCTCCAGAAGAAGTGCCTGCTTATATGAAGCTGATTGATGTAGGTATGATGCCATATAAACAATCCCCTTACAATCAAGCGGTGTTCCCTCTCAAGCTTTATGAATTTTTAGCCGCTGGAATACCGGTTGTCGGTTTAAATCTCCCATCAACGGAAAGGCTAAAAGAGAAGGATGTGTATGAATATTTAGAGGGCGATGATCCTGCGCTCTTCGTAGAAGCCTGCCTGAAAGTGATCAGCAAAAAAGACGACACGAGCTATAGACATCTAAGACAAAGCCGAGCGAAGAAAAAAGATTGGCACGCGCTGTTCACAAACATGGTGGAACTAACGAATATTAAAGAAAACGCATAA
- the tuaE gene encoding teichuronic acid biosynthesis protein TuaE, with protein sequence MSVKQTAWQIMIGCILFAAGIGLVQMASAQPVGLKKMVAVPIILLILSAALVLMKLYMNGEQIFMSAIYLLITLTFLNNAFFSISAGFFSLFLYRIMLIATFTLFIWRMRDKGTYISQWQQIRVKGLLGFFAVWFLYGLISLLWAHSVTYGLKYMSLLAMGMGFVFLVVMYIQRMDQVVTFYSIWLVMTVFVMGIGFYNHFTLNHLPNTSLYLGPAYKQHYPTSVFFNQNDFATFLSISFFLYLACMRQMKNGYIKAFGLLGAIAALYLILLTESRASLLGIFAGVAIYVWLLLPRFLKKWSIVAASGLVVIGIAVFSAKIYSIFYDLFLASQVAHSFSEPLPSNIARANLIKNAWHFFTNSYGFGVGAGNVSYYLAHFSIFDTDQVVEVHNWLLELMTNFGFAVMLGYISVYAYLMFTLYKQYQWADTRSAKMIIEGLFAAMLSFLVSSISPSSVSNLYFHWVFLGLVIAAVNMLKNKQRLKLW encoded by the coding sequence ATGAGTGTGAAACAAACAGCATGGCAAATCATGATTGGATGTATTTTGTTTGCAGCAGGGATCGGGCTTGTACAAATGGCATCCGCGCAGCCCGTCGGGTTAAAGAAGATGGTAGCTGTTCCGATTATACTTCTGATCCTGTCGGCTGCTCTCGTGTTGATGAAGCTGTACATGAATGGTGAGCAAATCTTCATGTCAGCCATCTATCTTTTGATTACATTGACCTTTCTCAACAACGCGTTCTTTTCTATTAGTGCAGGATTCTTTAGTCTTTTTCTCTACCGTATCATGCTCATCGCCACCTTTACTTTATTCATATGGCGGATGAGAGATAAGGGGACGTACATATCGCAGTGGCAGCAGATTCGTGTCAAAGGACTTCTTGGTTTTTTCGCTGTATGGTTTCTTTACGGGCTCATCTCACTGCTTTGGGCTCATTCGGTCACATACGGCCTGAAATATATGTCCCTTCTTGCAATGGGGATGGGATTTGTCTTTCTAGTCGTCATGTATATTCAGCGAATGGATCAAGTGGTGACTTTTTATAGCATTTGGCTTGTCATGACTGTATTTGTGATGGGGATTGGGTTCTATAATCACTTTACATTGAACCATTTACCGAATACCTCATTATATCTAGGGCCAGCGTATAAACAGCACTATCCTACATCTGTCTTTTTTAATCAGAATGACTTTGCAACGTTTTTATCGATTAGTTTCTTTTTATATCTAGCATGCATGCGTCAAATGAAAAACGGTTATATCAAAGCGTTTGGATTATTAGGTGCAATCGCAGCGCTGTATCTCATTTTGTTAACCGAATCCCGCGCTAGTCTGCTTGGGATATTTGCAGGAGTGGCGATCTATGTGTGGTTGCTGCTGCCGCGTTTTCTCAAAAAGTGGTCAATCGTTGCAGCAAGCGGACTTGTCGTCATCGGTATCGCTGTCTTTTCAGCCAAGATTTATTCGATTTTTTATGACTTGTTTCTCGCTTCTCAGGTCGCGCATTCTTTTAGTGAACCACTCCCGTCTAACATCGCGAGAGCAAATTTAATCAAAAATGCTTGGCACTTCTTTACGAATTCATACGGATTCGGAGTTGGAGCGGGGAATGTGTCTTACTACTTAGCTCACTTTTCGATCTTTGACACAGACCAGGTCGTAGAAGTGCACAATTGGCTGCTGGAATTGATGACGAACTTCGGATTTGCAGTCATGCTGGGCTATATCTCAGTATACGCCTATCTCATGTTCACACTGTACAAACAATACCAATGGGCTGACACAAGATCGGCAAAAATGATCATTGAGGGGTTGTTTGCAGCCATGCTGAGCTTTCTCGTTTCAAGTATCAGTCCTAGCTCCGTCTCGAATTTATATTTCCACTGGGTATTTTTAGGACTGGTGATCGCAGCGGTGAATATGCTGAAAAACAAACAACGACTCAAGCTGTGGTAA
- a CDS encoding glycosyltransferase family 4 protein: MDYERALLAFFVSLATVLIVTPIVKKFAIKIGAVDQPNKRKVHDKVMPRMGGLAIFIGVAAGALAGGLFLHNKITAISVGAVLIVILGIFDDKYNLSARFKFLVQVLVACLIVSTGLKMDFFSVPFLTDRIELGWMAYPLTVLWIVGITNAINLIDGLDGLAAGISVIGLSTIAVMAFSADKILILSLSLVVIGSTIGFLFYNFHPAKIFMGDTGSLFLGYMISVLSLLGLYKSVTLFSVVVPVIILGVPIFDTTFAIIRRILNKQPISSPDKSHIHHRLMAFGLSHRMAVIVIYMIGLVFSLSAILLTSATIWLSLIIIFLLVMFMQVIAEVTGLVNEEFKPFTKFYKRMVKRQ, from the coding sequence ATGGATTACGAACGCGCCTTATTAGCGTTTTTTGTCTCTCTGGCTACAGTTTTAATTGTGACACCAATCGTCAAAAAGTTTGCAATTAAGATTGGTGCAGTGGACCAGCCGAATAAACGAAAAGTTCATGATAAAGTAATGCCTCGAATGGGTGGTTTGGCAATTTTTATTGGAGTAGCGGCTGGAGCATTAGCAGGCGGGCTGTTTCTACATAATAAAATTACAGCAATTTCAGTTGGTGCCGTACTCATCGTCATTTTAGGTATATTTGATGATAAATATAATTTAAGTGCAAGATTTAAATTTCTCGTACAAGTCCTTGTTGCTTGTTTGATTGTGAGCACGGGCTTAAAAATGGACTTCTTCTCTGTTCCTTTTTTAACAGATCGAATTGAGTTAGGCTGGATGGCATATCCCCTCACCGTGCTATGGATTGTCGGCATCACAAATGCCATTAATTTAATTGACGGCCTTGATGGACTAGCTGCCGGTATTTCTGTCATCGGTTTATCAACGATTGCAGTGATGGCATTTTCTGCTGATAAGATTCTGATTCTTTCTTTATCTCTTGTCGTCATTGGCAGTACGATCGGCTTTCTCTTTTACAACTTTCATCCGGCGAAGATTTTTATGGGAGATACCGGTTCGCTATTTTTAGGCTATATGATTTCGGTGCTGTCACTTTTAGGGCTATACAAAAGTGTTACTTTGTTTAGTGTTGTTGTTCCTGTGATCATTCTAGGTGTTCCTATATTTGATACGACCTTTGCAATCATTAGACGCATATTAAACAAACAGCCAATTTCATCACCGGACAAATCTCATATTCATCATAGACTAATGGCCTTTGGCTTGTCCCATCGCATGGCTGTCATCGTGATTTACATGATTGGCCTAGTCTTTAGCTTAAGTGCGATTTTGCTGACAAGCGCGACCATTTGGTTATCGCTGATCATTATCTTTTTACTGGTGATGTTTATGCAAGTGATTGCGGAAGTCACGGGTTTGGTCAACGAAGAGTTCAAACCATTTACGAAATTCTATAAACGAATGGTGAAAAGACAATAA
- the tuaG gene encoding teichuronic acid biosynthesis protein TuaG produces MNNQPLVSIITPAYNAERYLTDTVHSVLAQTYSNWELIIADDCSTDGTRKLLGDLSQADDRINVIYLEENGGAAIARNAAIKQAKGRFIAFLDSDDMWKETKLEKQVDFMLTNDFAFTFTAYDIIAENGESLEKTVTAPARLDYNEALKNTIIGCLTVMLDLQKVGHVEMPNIRTRQDLATWLSILKRGFTAYGMSEPLSEYRIVGNSISSNKWKAAKKTWFVYREIEQLHFVKASWCFMHYATNAVKKRL; encoded by the coding sequence GTGAACAATCAACCGTTAGTATCCATCATTACACCTGCGTATAATGCGGAACGTTATTTAACGGATACAGTTCATTCCGTCCTTGCCCAAACCTATTCCAATTGGGAGCTGATCATTGCAGATGATTGTTCTACAGATGGAACTAGAAAGCTATTAGGGGATTTAAGTCAAGCGGACGACAGAATCAACGTCATTTATTTAGAGGAAAATGGGGGAGCTGCCATTGCTAGAAACGCAGCCATCAAACAGGCAAAAGGACGCTTTATCGCTTTTTTAGACAGCGATGATATGTGGAAAGAGACGAAGCTCGAAAAACAGGTAGACTTCATGCTGACAAATGATTTTGCTTTTACATTTACGGCATATGACATCATTGCAGAAAACGGAGAATCATTAGAAAAAACCGTCACTGCGCCAGCGAGATTAGACTATAATGAAGCCCTGAAAAACACCATTATCGGCTGTTTAACGGTCATGCTTGATCTTCAAAAGGTAGGACATGTGGAAATGCCGAACATTCGCACAAGGCAGGATTTAGCTACTTGGCTGTCTATATTAAAAAGAGGATTTACAGCCTATGGTATGAGTGAACCGCTCAGTGAATATCGCATCGTTGGGAACTCCATCTCTAGTAACAAGTGGAAAGCAGCGAAAAAAACGTGGTTTGTCTACAGAGAAATTGAGCAGCTTCATTTTGTCAAAGCGTCTTGGTGTTTTATGCACTATGCGACAAATGCTGTGAAGAAGCGCTTATAA